Proteins from a genomic interval of Candidatus Eisenbacteria bacterium:
- a CDS encoding UDP-N-acetylmuramoyl-L-alanyl-D-glutamate--2,6-diaminopimelate ligase, which translates to MLRTLLDPNDPIAVEGSIDVDVSGVAYDSRRVHRGDVFFALAGSQRDGAAFARQAVSAGAVAVVGGALSVAGVTVVQVADPRRALARASSRFHGDPSRGLEVVAVTGTNGKTTTTYMLEAVFREAGRTAGIIGTTGVHLGEERRASSLTTPESLELQALLKEMRDRGVQSVALEMSSHALVQRRGYGVHCDVVVFTNLTHDHLDYHGTMEAYLDAKRMLFDGRNDPEPVKDCAAVINAADPAAREFEESARRGGMRILLYRGEPGGMDAGIAAQVTEITPDPRGLELEIALEGPPWAAGSSSARSVRLRLPLLGRYNAANAAAALTAAGALRLAPETIVRGLERMAGVPGRLERVDAGQPFLVVVDYAHTPDALERALAAVREHASGRVLLVFGCGGDRDRAKRPVMGRVAAASADRVWITNDNPRGEDPGAIARDIAAGMGQVARRVELDRRLAIGQALDAAGPNDVVLIAGKGHETTQTIGERVLPFDDRAVAAELLRDGGGR; encoded by the coding sequence ATGCTGCGCACGCTGCTCGATCCCAACGATCCGATCGCGGTCGAGGGCTCGATCGACGTCGACGTCAGCGGAGTGGCCTACGATTCGAGACGGGTGCACCGGGGGGACGTCTTCTTCGCGCTCGCCGGCTCCCAACGGGATGGCGCGGCATTCGCGCGACAGGCGGTGTCGGCGGGCGCGGTCGCCGTCGTCGGCGGCGCGCTGAGCGTTGCCGGCGTCACGGTGGTGCAGGTCGCCGATCCGCGCCGCGCGCTGGCGCGCGCCTCGTCACGCTTCCACGGCGATCCATCCCGCGGCCTGGAGGTGGTGGCGGTCACCGGGACCAATGGCAAGACCACGACGACCTACATGCTCGAGGCCGTCTTTCGCGAGGCGGGAAGGACGGCCGGCATCATCGGCACCACCGGCGTGCATCTGGGGGAGGAGCGGCGCGCCTCCTCGCTGACCACGCCCGAATCTCTCGAGCTGCAGGCGCTGCTCAAGGAGATGCGCGACCGTGGCGTGCAGTCGGTGGCGCTCGAGATGAGCAGTCACGCGCTGGTTCAGCGACGCGGGTACGGCGTGCATTGTGACGTCGTGGTGTTCACCAACCTGACCCACGACCATCTCGACTATCACGGCACCATGGAAGCCTACCTCGATGCCAAGCGGATGCTGTTCGACGGCCGTAACGATCCCGAACCGGTGAAGGATTGCGCGGCGGTGATCAACGCCGCCGATCCGGCGGCGCGGGAGTTCGAAGAATCCGCGCGGCGCGGCGGCATGCGAATCCTGCTCTATCGCGGAGAGCCCGGCGGCATGGACGCAGGGATCGCGGCGCAGGTCACCGAGATCACGCCCGATCCGCGCGGCCTCGAGCTCGAGATCGCGCTCGAAGGGCCGCCGTGGGCCGCAGGATCGTCGAGCGCGCGCAGCGTCCGGCTGCGACTGCCGCTGCTCGGGCGCTACAACGCCGCCAATGCGGCGGCGGCGCTCACCGCCGCCGGCGCGCTCCGCCTGGCGCCGGAGACGATCGTGCGGGGTCTCGAGCGAATGGCCGGCGTGCCGGGGCGCCTGGAGCGGGTCGACGCCGGACAGCCTTTCCTGGTGGTGGTGGACTACGCGCACACGCCCGACGCGCTGGAGCGCGCGCTCGCGGCGGTCCGCGAGCACGCCTCGGGGCGCGTGCTGCTGGTGTTCGGCTGCGGGGGCGATCGTGACCGCGCCAAGCGTCCGGTGATGGGCCGCGTGGCCGCCGCATCCGCCGATCGGGTGTGGATCACGAACGACAATCCGCGCGGCGAGGACCCCGGGGCGATCGCTCGCGACATCGCGGCGGGCATGGGACAGGTGGCGCGACGGGTGGAGCTCGATCGGCGTCTCGCCATCGGTCAGGCGCTCGATGCAGCCGGTCCGAACGACGTGGTCCTGATCGCCGGCAAGGGTCACGAGACCACGCAGACGATCGGCGAGCGCGTGCTTCCCTTCGACGATCGCGCCGTGGCGGCCGAGCTGCTGCGCGACGGGGGCGGACGATGA
- a CDS encoding penicillin-binding transpeptidase domain-containing protein has product MAHREMRRSRVLVAAAGLLLGLLVLWLRVGWLQVAMHGYYEGRADRNQEQRVLLRPGRGNLLDRNGRVMARDLLTYSISAAPREMKSPRRVARRLAAILGRDARRLERDFASKPRFLWVARRVAPEIGQKIAALEMRGVYLSPETRREYPFGKAAAEILGRTNLDNVGVDGIELQLDDELRGSPGWITKLVDGRGRTHAQVNGMMRAPLDGRQAVLSINADLQAIVETHLATAVDTLNAARGFALFMDPVSGEVLAAVTVPHLEPGKARNWNFTDTFEPGSTFKVVVAGAVLEEGLARADQVFEASATGVAPMVAGTSFHDTHKEARYRFFDAVRWSSNIVLGRLGLLLGAERLYHYVTALGFGSITGIEFPGEAGGKLRSPDRWSLRSTPTIAIGHELSVTPLQLTLAYAAIANGGVLMRPSLVRELRDENGAVVRSFTPSAAHRVFSPSTCATLRSMLTAVVDSGTAKSARIPGYAIAGKTGTAQKYDAASRTYGKGLYVSSFAGFAPADHPSLVGVVVIDEPRGKHYYGGDVAAPVFKRVIVDLLGLPSAPLRGPESQIATRPPAPSPVTVPDLALLPRRAAEKSLATMALHGRFHGEGPRVLAQQPAAGMAVERGARVEVWLAAGTDSLETTMPDLLGQTSREALRELNRRQVVTRIDGHGLVVSQSPPPGTPLPLTSTCVLRCEPRNASEMAATLAARPPGPPGAAAGSTP; this is encoded by the coding sequence TTGGCCCACAGGGAAATGCGCAGGAGTCGGGTGCTGGTGGCCGCGGCCGGTCTTCTTTTGGGCCTGCTGGTTCTGTGGCTGCGGGTCGGGTGGCTGCAGGTCGCCATGCACGGCTATTACGAAGGGCGGGCCGACCGTAATCAGGAGCAGCGCGTGCTGCTCCGGCCGGGCCGCGGCAACCTGCTGGATCGCAACGGGCGCGTGATGGCGCGCGATCTCCTCACCTACTCGATCTCCGCGGCGCCCCGCGAGATGAAGAGTCCGCGCCGCGTCGCTCGCCGGCTGGCCGCGATCCTCGGGCGCGATGCGCGCCGGCTGGAGCGCGACTTTGCCTCCAAGCCTCGCTTCCTGTGGGTCGCGCGCCGCGTCGCTCCCGAGATCGGGCAGAAGATCGCGGCGCTGGAGATGCGCGGCGTCTACCTGTCGCCCGAGACGCGCCGGGAGTATCCGTTCGGCAAGGCTGCGGCGGAGATCCTGGGGCGGACCAACCTCGACAACGTCGGTGTGGACGGTATCGAGCTGCAGCTCGACGACGAGCTGCGCGGAAGTCCGGGATGGATCACCAAGCTGGTGGACGGGCGCGGCCGGACCCACGCCCAGGTGAACGGCATGATGCGCGCGCCGCTCGACGGACGTCAGGCGGTGCTTTCCATCAACGCCGACTTGCAGGCGATCGTCGAGACGCACCTGGCGACGGCCGTGGACACGCTGAATGCGGCCCGGGGATTCGCCCTGTTCATGGATCCCGTGAGCGGCGAAGTGCTGGCCGCGGTCACCGTGCCGCACCTCGAGCCTGGAAAGGCGCGCAACTGGAATTTCACCGACACATTCGAGCCCGGCTCCACCTTCAAGGTCGTGGTCGCCGGCGCGGTGCTCGAGGAAGGGCTGGCACGGGCCGATCAGGTCTTCGAAGCCTCGGCGACCGGCGTGGCGCCGATGGTCGCCGGCACCAGCTTTCACGACACCCACAAGGAAGCGCGATACCGCTTCTTCGACGCGGTCCGCTGGTCGAGCAACATCGTCCTCGGCCGGCTCGGGCTGCTGCTCGGGGCCGAGCGTCTGTATCACTACGTGACCGCGCTCGGCTTCGGCAGCATCACGGGCATCGAGTTTCCCGGCGAGGCCGGTGGCAAGCTCAGGAGCCCGGATCGCTGGTCGCTGCGCTCGACGCCGACCATCGCCATCGGCCACGAGCTGTCGGTCACGCCGCTCCAGCTCACGCTCGCCTACGCCGCGATCGCCAACGGCGGCGTCCTGATGCGGCCGTCGCTGGTGCGCGAGCTCAGGGACGAGAATGGCGCGGTGGTGCGCAGCTTCACGCCCTCGGCGGCGCACCGGGTCTTCAGCCCCTCGACTTGCGCGACGTTGCGGAGCATGCTCACGGCGGTGGTGGACAGCGGGACCGCAAAGTCGGCCCGCATTCCCGGCTACGCCATCGCCGGCAAGACGGGCACGGCCCAGAAATACGACGCGGCGTCGCGGACTTACGGCAAAGGGCTCTACGTCTCCTCGTTTGCTGGGTTCGCGCCGGCCGACCACCCGAGCCTGGTCGGTGTCGTGGTGATCGACGAGCCGCGCGGGAAGCACTATTACGGGGGTGACGTGGCGGCTCCGGTCTTCAAGCGGGTGATCGTCGATCTGCTCGGCCTGCCCAGCGCTCCACTGCGCGGGCCCGAGTCCCAGATCGCGACCCGTCCGCCGGCGCCCTCGCCGGTCACGGTTCCGGATCTGGCGCTGCTTCCGCGGCGCGCCGCCGAGAAGTCGCTCGCCACGATGGCGCTCCATGGCCGCTTCCACGGCGAGGGGCCGCGCGTGCTCGCGCAGCAACCGGCCGCCGGCATGGCCGTGGAGCGCGGCGCGCGCGTCGAGGTGTGGCTCGCGGCCGGCACCGATTCGCTCGAGACCACGATGCCCGACCTCTTGGGCCAAACGTCGCGCGAGGCGCTGCGTGAGCTCAATCGCCGGCAGGTGGTCACGAGGATCGACGGCCATGGCCTGGTCGTCAGCCAGAGCCCGCCGCCTGGGACGCCGCTGCCGCTGACCTCGACGTGCGTGCTGCGGTGCGAGCCGCGCAACGCGAGCGAAATGGCCGCGACCCTCGCCGCCCGCCCACCCGGTCCTCCGGGTGCGGCGGCGGGATCGACTCCGTGA